From the Neobacillus sp. PS3-34 genome, the window ATTAATAAACTGCTTAACCGCAAAGGACTTGCGAGAATCTCTTCCAAGCCAGGGAAAACTCAAACCTTAAATTTTTATATCATTAATGAGGTTCTCCATTTTGTGGATGTTCCGGGATATGGTTATGCGAAGGTTTCTAAAAGTGAACGGGCTGCCTGGGGCAAAATGATTGAAACGTATATAACTTCAAGGGAACAATTAAAGGCAGTCGTTTTAATTATTGATCTCCGTCACCAGCCTACACAGGATGACGTTATGATGTACGAATTTTTAAAACATTATGAAATTCCCTGCATTGTCATAGCAACAAAGTGCGATAAAATTCCTAAAGGGAAATGGCAAAAGCATCTAAAGGTTGTCAAAGAAACACTGGACCTAGATCCAAACGACCAAATCATCCTTTTCTCGTCTGAAACAGGGGAAGGAAAAGATAAGGCATGGGCAACGATAGAGAGTTATATGAAATAATGAAAAAACGTCCGGACAAAGGGTCCGGACGTTTATTTTTTTTTGAAAAATAAGAAGTAAGCTCCAAAGAGGATTAATACAGCCGGCCAAAATTTCCATGCCAGCGAAAATCCGTTTTGAACCAATCCAAGGTAGCCGGCAATTTTGTCGTAAAACAAAAGAAGCACGGCCAAAAGGATGAATAACATAGCCTGGAATAATCCAGTGCCCGTTTTTTGATATCTGAGCAGAAAGCCGAGTGCAATTATGAAGATAAATGTCCCTATATGGTCAGGCCAGAATGCCAGATGATGAACGAGATGGAAATGCAGGCCAAAGCCTGCCAGGATAACCCCGGGAAGGATCGCTTCATGATCCTTTGAAAAGTAGCCCTGCCCAAGGAAGGCGGCACCAACAATGACCAACAGGGTAGGCCATGTATAAAATTGTTGAAATAAAGTGATTCCCGATTGCTGTAAAAAAAAGTCCACCAAAGCCAATTAAGATAATTCCAGGGAAAATTCGTTGATTTTTCATGAAATACACCACTTCCAGAAAGGTTCACTTGAATCCAAGCTGATTTTTTGATACTGTACTTAGGGAAGTATTTGTCGATTAATGAATATCCTAGCCATTCATTTTTTTATAATATCACATAGTTTCGTTTTCTGTTCACATTTTTTGGGCAAAATGAAAAATAACCCATGATATAATTAGACTAGTTAAGAATGAACATTTATTAGGGGGTCTTGAAAAAATGCATACGTTAGTGGTCGGTATTAACTATAGAACAGCCCCTGTTGAAATCAGAGAACGGCTCACTTTTGATCCATCCTTTATTGCGGATGCGACAAAAAAATTAAACACCAAGAAGAGCATTTTGGAGAATGTTATTCTTTCAACCTGCAACCGTACGGAAATTTATGCAGTGGTTGACCAACTGCATACTGGCCGTTACTATATGAAAGAATTTTTATCTGAGTGGTTTGGCATGGAACAGGACGAATTTTCTCCTTTCCTTTTCATATATGAGGAAGAGGCGGCCGTCGAGCATTTGTTCAAAGTAGCCTGCGGACTTAACTCCATGATTCTTGGTGAAACGCAGATTCTTGGGCAGGTTCGTTCCAGCTTCCTGCTATCTCAACAGGAGCAGACAACAGGTACAGTGTTTAACCATCTTTTTAAACAGGCAATCACGCTTGCCAAGCGCGGCCATTCTGAAACAGATATTGGTGCCAATGCCGTTTCAGTCAGTTATGCGGCAGTTGAACTTGCAAAGAAAATTTTTGGGTCCCTCGAAAATAAACATGTACTTATTTTTGGTGCAGGAAAAATGGGCGAACTAGCCGCCCAGAATTTACAAGGCAGCGGAGTGAAAAAAGTAACGGTCATCAACCGTACATTCGAGAAAGCTGTCGGGCTTGCGGAAAAATTTGACGGTCAGGCAAGGACTATGCAGGAGCTTCAGGCTTCATTAACCGAAGCGGATATTTTAATCAGCTCAACTGGCTCAAATGGGATTGTCATTACAAAAGAGATGATGGCAGCTGTGGAAAAAATGCGGAAGGGTAAACCGCTTTTTATGGTTGATATCGCCGTACCACGTGATTTAGACCCGAATATTGCAGAACTGGAAAATGTCTTTTTATATGATATAGATGATTTAGAAGGAATTGTGGAAGCAAACCTTCAGGAAAGAAAAAAGGCTGCAGAAAAAATCTCGATTATGGTAGAAAAAGAGATAGTAGAATTTAAGCAGTGGCTTGGTTTGCTTGGAGTTGTCCCAGTCATTACTGCCTTAAGGGAAAAAGCGCTGGCGATCCAGTCTGAGACGATGGAAAGCATTGAACGAAAGCTCCCTGAACTGTCAGAACGGGATAAAAAAGTATTAAACAAACATACAAAGAGTATTATTAACCAGCTTTTAAAAGATCCTATTTTGCAGGCAAAGGAATTGGCTGCACGGCCGGATGCTGAAGATGCTCTGGATTTATTCGTGAAAATCTTTAATATAGAAGCTCTTGTTGAAGAGCAAAATCAACTGAAAGCAGCCGAACCAGTTAAGATGATGGTTCAAGCACCTCAGGCTTCCTTTCAGTCGTAAGTGAGGTACAGTCTATGTTTGACATCCATATGACAAGACTGCACGAACTTACAGTTGTTATCTATGCCTTCAGCGTGCTGTTATATTTCTTTGATTTCATTCACCATAACCGGAAGGCAAACCGAGCAGCCTTCTGGTTACTTGCATTTGTGTGGATTTTGCAAACGGTATTTCTATTTTTATATATGATGAAAACAGGGCGTTTTCCCGTGTTGACCATATTCGAAGGCCTTTATTTCTACGCCTGGGTTCTGGTTACGCTGTCCCTTGGCATTAACAGGCTGTTAAGAGTCGATTTTATCGTTTTTTTTACGAATATTCTCGGATTTATCGTTATGGTTATACATACCTTTGCACCTGTTCAGTATGGGTCGCATATCATCGGGCAAAAGCTAATGTCCGAGCTGCTTCTCATACATATTACAATGGCGATTCTTTCCTACGGAGCCTTCTCACTTTCCTTTGTGTTCTCCCTGCTGTATTTGTTTCAATACGATTTATTGAAAAAGAAAAAGTGGGGAAAAAGGCTTATGCGCCTGGCTGATTTAACGAAACTTGAGAACCTCTCTTATTTACTTGCAGTTATCGGTGTTCCGATGCTGATATTGAGCCTGATACTGGGGCTGCAATGGGCTATATTAAAGGTTCCGGGCATGTCATGGTACGACGCAAAGGTGATTGGCTCCTTCATCGTATTGACCACATACAGCATCTACCTTTACCTTCGCATTGGCAGGAATCTTGCAGGGAAAACCCTGGCTTTATGGAACGTAGGCTCTTTTTTAATCGTACTTATCAACTTTTTTCTTTTTGGTCAATTATCATCATTCCATATTTGGAATTCGTAAATCAGGAGGCAGTCATGAGAAAAATAATTGTTGGTTCAAGACGCAGTAAACTTGCATTAACACAAACGAATTGGGTTATAGAGCAATTGAAAAAACTTGGTGCTCCCTTTGAATTTGAAGTGAAAGAAATTGTAACAAAAGGAGACCGTATTCTTGATGTCACTTTATCCAAAGTCGGAGGCAAAGGATTATTCGTAAAAGAAATTGAACAGGCAATGTTGAATAAAGAGATAGATATGGCCGTTCACAGTATGAAGGATATGCCGGCTGTACTGCCAGAAGGTCTGACAATTGGAAGTATCCCATTTCGTGAAGACCATCGTGATGCGCTTATTTCCAGGAACCACATTCCGTTGAAGGATTTAAAAGAAGGCTCAGTTATTGGTACGAGCAGCTTACGCAGAAGTTCACAGCTTCTTAAGCAGCGTCCTGATTTAGAGATTAAATGGATTAGAGGAAATGTAGATACTAGATTAAGCAAGCTTGAAGAAGAAGAGTATGATGCGATTATCCTTGCTGCAGCAGGTTTATCCCGTCTTGGATGGGCAACTGATGTCGTAACGGAGTTTTTGGATGCTGAAAGCTGTGTGCCTGCAGTTGGCCAGGGAGCGCTTTCTATTGAGTGCCGTGAAGACGACAAAGAACTGCTGGAACTTCTTGATAAGTTTACATGTGAAAAAACAGATAGAGCCGTTCGTGCAGAACGTGCATACCTTCATAAAATGGAGGGCGGCTGCCAGGTTCCTATTGCAGGATTTGCTTATATTGATGAAAACGAAGAAATTGTATTAACTGCGCTAGTAGCTTCACCTGATGGCAAAGAAGTATACAAGGAAGAAGTTAGAGGTATGGAGCCTGAGGATGTGGGAGTGCGGGCAGCCAGCATGTTAATTGAAAAAGGTGCAAAAGAACTGATCGATAAGGTTAAACAGGAGCTTGAGGGTGAATGATAAAACCGTTACCCCTGCTTAATAAAAAAGTTCTCGTACCAAGAGGAAAAAAGCAGGCAAAGCCATTTTCGCAATTAGTTGAAAAGTATGGAGGGATTCCAATTGAAATCCCTCTTATTGCCTTTACACCATTCACGCAGATGGCAGCCTTCTTCAATTGCTTAAATCTATTGATACATACGATTGGATTATTTTTACAAGTAATGTTACTGTGGAAACACTTTTATCTTTTTATAATAAACAAGAGCTTGCGTTGTTCCCAAAGATTGCTGTAATTGGTGAGAGAACACAGAAGGTCTTAAATGAAAATGGTCTTAAAGTCAGCTTTCTGCCATCCGAATATGTAGCTGAAGCCTTTGCGGCTGAATTCGCTCCCTATGTCAAAGAAGGAGATAGAATTCTCATTCCAAAAGGAAACCTGGCAAGGGACGTAATAGCTGAATCGCTTCGAAAAAAGGGTGCGGCTGTTGATGAAGCGATTGTATATGAAACATACATGCCGGAGGATAGCCGGGTATTGCTCTCAGAAAAGCTTGCAAAAAAAGACCTTGATATTCTGCTCTTTACAAGCCCGTCCACGGTAGAACATTTTATGGACGTTGTGAAGGAAAATAAACTGGGTGACCTAATCGAGGAATGCCTGATAGGTTGTATTGGACCTGTTACGAAAGAGAAAATTCAATCGTACGGATTATTAGTCCATGCTGCGCCCGAGGTGTATACTGTAGAAGAGATGCTTAAAAGCATGATAGTCTATATAAATTAATATTTGGAGGTAATGAAAATGGAACTCCATTTTTCACGTCATCGCCGCCTGCGCCAGAGCGCAAATATGCGTGCACTTGTTAGAGAAAACCATCTTAGAGCGGAGGATTTTATTTACCCGCTTTTTATCGTAGAAGGAGAAAAAACAAAAAACGAAGTCTCTTCCATGCCCGGAGTTTTCCAAATATCAATGGATTATCTCCAAGAGGAAATGGAAGAAATCGTTTCGCTTGGAATCAAATCAGTAATCCTATTCGGTGTGCCTGCTGAAAAGGACGAATGTGGAGAGCAGGCGTACCATGACCATGGGATTGTCCAGGAAGCAACCCGCTTCATAAAGGATCGCTTCCCTGAAATGATTGTTGTTGCCGATACATGTCTGTGTGAATATACGAGCCATGGCCACTGCGGTGTAGTGGAAGGAGATCGTGTCTTAAATGATGCATCGCTTGAATTGCTTGTCAAAACAGCCGTTAGCCAGGCAAAAGCAGGAGCTGATATCATTGCTCCATCGAATATGATGGACGGGTTCGTTGCTGCCATTCGTGCCGGCTTGGACGAAGCAGGATTCGAGGAAGTTCCAATTATGTCTTATGCTGTTAAATATTCTTCAGCTTTTTATGGTCCTTTCCGCGATGCGGCGGACAGTACGCCTCAATTCGGGGATCGCAAGACATACCAAATGGATCCTGCCAATCGAATGGAAGCGTTAAGAGAAGCAGAATCTGATGTTAATGAGGGAGCAGATTTCCTTATTGTTAAGCCGGGTATGCCATATCTTGATATCGTCAGAGATGTTAAGAATAACTTTAACCTGCCAGTTGTGATTTACAATGTCAGCGGTGAATACTCAATGGTCAAAGCAGCTGCACTGAACGGCTGGATCGATGAGAAGAAAATCGTCCTTGAGATGCTAGTTGGTATGAAGCGAGCTGGTGCTGATCTGATTATCACGTATTTTGCAAAGGATGCTGTCCGCTGGTTAAATGAAGAATAATTTTATTTAAAGTGAGGGAATGAGATGCGCTCATACGCAAAATCGATTGAAGCCTTCAAGGAAGCTAAAGGTTTAATGCCAGGCGGTGTAAATAGCCCTGTCCGCGCATTCAAATCGGTGAACATGGATCCTATTTTCATGGAACGCGGAAAAGGATCAAAAATTTATGATATCGATGGCAATGAATATATTGATTATGTTTTATCTTGGGCCCTCTAATCCTGGGTCATACAAATGACAGGGTTGTAGAAGGGATTAAAAAGGTAGCTGAATTGGGCACGAGTTACGGCGCGCCAACCTTAATGGAAAATGAGCTCGCAAAGCTTGTCATCGAACGTGTGCCTTCGATTGAAGTCGTACGTATGGTTTCTTCAGGTACTGAGGCAACGATGAGTGCTCTTCGCCTTGCAAGGGGATATACCGGCCGTAATAAGATCTTGAAATTTGAAGGTTGTTATCACGGGCATGGGGATTCGCTTCTGATCAAAGCGGGTTCAGGAGTAGCAACACTTGGTTTGCCAGACAGCCCTGGCGTTCCGGAAGGTGTGGCAAAAAATACAATAACCGTTCCTTATAACGACCTTGAAAGCGTCAGGTATGCATTCGAACAGTTTGGCGATGATATTGCAGGAGTTATTGTAGAACCAGTTGCCGGCAATATGGGTGTCGTTCCTCCACTTCCAGGCTTCCTTGAAGGGCTAAGGGATATCACTTCACAATTTGGAGCACTTCTTATCTTTGATGAGGTAATGACAGGCTTCCGGGTTGGCTACAACTGTGCACAAGGGTATTTTAATGTGACGCCTGACATTACCTGCCTTGGAAAAGTAATTGGCGGCGGCCTTCCAGTAGGTGCCTATGGCGGAAAAGCGGAAATCATGGAGAGAATCGCTCCTAGCGGTCCTATCTATCAAGCCGGAACACTTTCAGGAAATCCATTGGCCATGACAGCGGGCTATGAAACACTAAGCCAGCTGACACCGGAGCACTACAATGAATTTATCCGTAAAGGTGACATGCTCGAAGAGGGATTAAAGGCAGCTGCTGAAAAGCATGGTATTCCGATTACAGTGAATCGCGCTGGCTCCATGATTGGTTTCTTCTTTACGAATGAGAAAGTAACAAATTATGATAAAGCGAAGACATCGAATCTCGAATATTTCGCATCCTACTATCAGGAAATGGCTAACCAGGGAGTATTCCTGCCGCCATCACAGTTTGAGGGGCTATTCCTATCAACCGCCCACACTGATGAAGACATTGAAAAAACAATTCAGGCTGCAGAAACAGCATTTTCAAAATTAAAAAAATAATTTTAGACACCCGTACTGTATAGGTATGGGTTTACTTGTAAGGTACAAAACGGTAAATCGCAGACCAAATCAAATAGCAAATCATATAAACTTCAAAGTCAAAAAGGCTTAGAGATGCAAATATCTCTAAGCTTTTTTTGAATTTTCTTTTTTTTACTAAAGCACCCGTAAGTTGTACAAGTTCATTAGACGCTAAAGCGAGTTTGATAAATAAGCGGAGAAATTTCTCTTAATTAGGAAATAGCACTGAAAATAGCTTAAATAGACGGAAAGATTCAGACTATTGACTCAAAAAACGTGAAAATGGTTAATTTTGCTTTGCTTAATCGGAAAACCTCCGCTTATATACCCCGAACCGAGCTCTATTCTCCAGTCTAACGGAAAAATCTCCGCTTATTTTAAACATCACTGGTTACTCAATTAAGGATAAGTCTTCTTACTAAATCACAAATAATTCACACACCCCCAATAATGATTTCCTACCCTGTGATTTACGATATGAATTAAGAAAAAATAAGCAATTAAAATTCGCCAAAATGTTGATAAATCAATAAAAAACGCACTGTGAATGATATCGTGAATTCAAGTGCGTTTTCATATGTGTTTTACAATGTTTACACCTCTAAAGTAAACCCGTTACCGTATAGGTATGGGTGTTTTTTTAATTCTGGACGCTTTTTTATCATAAATAAATAGCTGGTTTCATAGAGTGTAAGTGACATAGTGATTTTACGTGAAGGAAACGAAAGGAGGAGTCGCTTTGTCTCAGGAAAATCAGTCATGCCTTCGATTTTCTTTGGAGGAGTCTATATGGTTTCGAAAAGGACAGGAAGTCGAAGAGCTAGTATCCATATCGCTTGATCCGGATATCACCATCCAGGAAAATGACCAGTATGTAACCATTCGTGGTTCGCTGGAATTAACGGGCGAGTATAAAAGCCATAATGATAGCAGCGAAAATGAGGAAGATCCAGGTTTGAAATACGTTCAAGTGGTGGAGGAAAGGGAAGCGGGAGTTTGTGAGTTTTCCCATCGTTTTCCGGTTGATATTACCATTCCAAACAACAGAATCCAAAGCATCTATGATATTGATGTAGTAGTAGAGTCATTTGATTATTCGTTTCCAGAGCGGAGCTGCATGAAGCTTACGTCTGATTTAACCATTAGTGGATTATATGGCGAACAGCAGCATGAAACAGCTCCAGAGCAGTTTGAGCCGGTTGTGCTGCATAGAAATCCGCAAGAGGATGTAGAAGAAGTATTGGAACAGGAAGAGCAGGAGCAGGATGCTCATTACTATGCTTCCTATGAGGAAGACAGCTTCGAGGCTGAGGCCAGAAGGCAGTTTGAAGATGAACCTCCAGCAGAACAGCATGAATTCCCAACCTTCCCCTATCAGGGAATAGCAAATAGTCATCCATTGGACTTATTTAAGCAATATGCAAGAAGTGAAGCAAGTACTGTTCCCGATACTGGAACAGAGGAACAATTCGAACAGGGAGAAGTGACATCAGAAGTGCAACAGGCAGAGCACCATGCAGAGAGCTCTTCAAGCCCTGAAAAAGCACCGGTACAGCAAGAAGTGAAAAAGAAGAAGGCTCCTAAAAAGAAGAGTATGAGTTTAACGGAATTTTTTGCTCGCAAGGAAGAAAGTGATGAAGTCGCAAAGCTTAAGGTGTGCATTGTCCAAAGGGGAGAGACTCTGGATGTGCTTTCAGAAAGATATGATATTTCCGTTCCCAATTTGCTGAGAGTTAACAATTTGGAAATGAATCAGGATGTATACGAAGGCCAGGTACTTTACATTCCGGTTGTTGTAGCAAAAAAATAACATAGGAAAAACATCATGAGCGGGTACCTCACCTGCTCAAATGTTTTTCTAAGCGTAAAGAGAGCTGAGTTTCGATGAGTGAATCAAATCGGCTTGGAGTGCTGGAACCCATATTGAAAAATTATTTAATTGAGCCTTATTTTATTGAGGATTATGGTAAAGTACAAAAAATTTACTCCAACAAAGGCACATTCGCTTTAAAGAAAATTCCTCCCAATAATGGCACTGACTTTATTCGCCATGTCCATCAGCTTTACCAGAAAGGCTTTAATAGGATTGTTCCCATCTATCCTACAATGGATGGCAGATACGCAGTGCTTGAAAATCAGGATTTGTATTATTTGATGCCCTGGCTTCCTAATGAAGAAAGAGAGGACAGGAATGAGAGGCATCAACAGCTGTTTCGTGAGCTTGCGAGACTTCACACATTATCAGCCAAGGAAATTCCAGTAAAAAAAGAGGACAGGAAAGAACACTACGAAAAAACCATCCAGCAGCTGGAAAAAAATCAAGAACTGCTGGATGGATTTATCGAGACTTGCGAGAAAAAAACCTATATGTCTCCTTTCGAGCTGCTGTTTTCCTTGTACTATAATGAAATAAGCCAGGCGCTGGGATTTTCCAAAACGAAGTTCGAGGAATGGTATGAAAATACGAAGGATCAGGAAAAGGCAAGAATGGTTATCAACCATGGGAAAATATCGACAGAACATTTTCTATACGATGAAAAGGGTTATGGATATTTCATCAATTTTGAAGGTGCCAGATATGGTTCACCCATTCATGATCTTCTTCCATTTTTATCTCGCAGTTTGAAAACACATCCTAAACGAAACGAAGAGTCCATCGATTGGGTTTATTATTACTTAAAGTATTTCCCTTATAAACCTGATGAAAAATTGTTGTTCTTAAGCTATCTCGCACATCCTGGACCTATTTTGCAGGTTGCTGAAAGATATCTTAAGAAAAGCAGGACAGCAAATGAATTAAAGCTTGTCCGGCAGCTGCAGAAGCACTATTGGCTTTTAAAAAATGCAGAATATGTTGTTATGCGCATATCGGAAATCGATGCACAGCAGCAGGCAAAAGAAGGTGCACAGCAGCAGGCAAAAGAAGAAGGAGCCCAGCAGTAAGTCTGCAGCAGGGCTCCTTAAATGACTTCAAGATAAATGGCAAGGGCAATTGCGATGAAAATAGTCAAAAGCAGAACGTCGAAGGTGGTCGGCAGAAGAATGGTCCGGATTCCCTGAAATATACAAAAAGGTATGATAAATTGCGCGCACACACCCCTCATGGTCCTCACCCAAGGCGGCAGCGAATATCGATTAAATCTTTTCATTAACTGCAGTCCCCTTTCCTATATCAATTCTGTTCCAAAGACGTTTGCGTTAATTCCTCATGATCCTCATTTTATGTATATTCCTCTTTATATGTGTTTAGGCTAAAAGGAACACCAACTTCCCCATTGATGTATAAAATATAAAAAAATTGGCGAACATTATTGACGTCAATCCCCTTTTTTGGGTAGTATATCTATATATTCAAATCGAAAAAGCTAAGACAGGGAAGAGTACAATGCTCTTCTGCTTTAAGAGAGGGAAATCATCAGCTGAAAGATTTCCTAAGCAGAACATTGGAATGTCACCCTAGAGCTTCTTCCGCCAACGGATGCAATCCCAGTAGTGGAAGACGGATCGACTCCGTTATCCCGTTAAGAGCCAGCCAATTATTTCAGGCTGGAAAAAAGGTGGTACCGCGAAGCAAACTCCATTCGTCCTTTTATGGCGAATGGGGTTTTTTGTTTTTAAAAATTTAAAACAGGAGGAATTGCAATGGAAACAAATGATATCTCGATGCCCACGAAATATGATCCTAAATCGATTGAACAGGCCGCTATGACTGGTGGGTAAAAGGAAAATTTTTCGAGGCAAAACCGGATCAGGAAAAGCAGCCATACACAATTGTTATCCCACCGCCGAATGTTACGGGTAAGCTTCATTTAGGCCACGCGTGGGATACAACGCTGCAGGATATACTTACGCGCATGAAGAGGATGCAGGGATACGATGTTTTATGGCTGCCTGGAATGGACCACGCCGGAATCGCAACTCAGGCAAAAGTAGAAGAAAAGCTTCGCAGTGAAGGAAAGAGCCGCTATGACCTTGGACGTGAAAAGTTTGTTGAAGAAACATGGCGCTGGAAGGAAGAGTATGCAGGACATATTCGCCAGCAATGGGCAAAGCTTGGCTTGGGGCTTGATTACAGCCGTGAACGATTTACGCTTGATGAAGGTCTTTCCGACGCTGTAAAGGAAGTATTCGTTTTGTTATATAAGAAAGATCTTATTTACCGCGGTGAATATATTATTAACTGGGACCCGTCAACGAAAACAGCTTTATCGGATATTGAAGTAATTTATAAAGATGTTCAGGGAGCCTTCTATCATATGAGGTACCCGCTAGCTGACGGATCAGGGCATATCGAAATCGCAACAACACGCCCTGAGACGATGCTTGGTGATACGGCTGTAGCTGTACATCCAGAAGATGACCGATACAAGCATTTAATCGGCAAAACAGTTATTCTTCCTATCGTAGGACGTGAAATCCCAATCGTTGGCGATGATTATGTTGATATGGAATTTGGATCTGGAGCCGTTAAAATTACCCCTGCGCATGATCCGAACGATTTTGAAATCGGTAACCGCCATAATCTTGAACGCATTCTAGTTATGAATGAGGATGGGTCAATGAATGGCCGTGCTGGCAAATACGAAGGACTGGACCGTTTCGAAT encodes:
- the yihA gene encoding ribosome biogenesis GTP-binding protein YihA/YsxC, with protein sequence MKVVSSEIVISAVKPDQYPEGDLPEFALAGRSNVGKSSFINKLLNRKGLARISSKPGKTQTLNFYIINEVLHFVDVPGYGYAKVSKSERAAWGKMIETYITSREQLKAVVLIIDLRHQPTQDDVMMYEFLKHYEIPCIVIATKCDKIPKGKWQKHLKVVKETLDLDPNDQIILFSSETGEGKDKAWATIESYMK
- the hemA gene encoding glutamyl-tRNA reductase produces the protein MHTLVVGINYRTAPVEIRERLTFDPSFIADATKKLNTKKSILENVILSTCNRTEIYAVVDQLHTGRYYMKEFLSEWFGMEQDEFSPFLFIYEEEAAVEHLFKVACGLNSMILGETQILGQVRSSFLLSQQEQTTGTVFNHLFKQAITLAKRGHSETDIGANAVSVSYAAVELAKKIFGSLENKHVLIFGAGKMGELAAQNLQGSGVKKVTVINRTFEKAVGLAEKFDGQARTMQELQASLTEADILISSTGSNGIVITKEMMAAVEKMRKGKPLFMVDIAVPRDLDPNIAELENVFLYDIDDLEGIVEANLQERKKAAEKISIMVEKEIVEFKQWLGLLGVVPVITALREKALAIQSETMESIERKLPELSERDKKVLNKHTKSIINQLLKDPILQAKELAARPDAEDALDLFVKIFNIEALVEEQNQLKAAEPVKMMVQAPQASFQS
- a CDS encoding cytochrome c biogenesis protein; this translates as MFDIHMTRLHELTVVIYAFSVLLYFFDFIHHNRKANRAAFWLLAFVWILQTVFLFLYMMKTGRFPVLTIFEGLYFYAWVLVTLSLGINRLLRVDFIVFFTNILGFIVMVIHTFAPVQYGSHIIGQKLMSELLLIHITMAILSYGAFSLSFVFSLLYLFQYDLLKKKKWGKRLMRLADLTKLENLSYLLAVIGVPMLILSLILGLQWAILKVPGMSWYDAKVIGSFIVLTTYSIYLYLRIGRNLAGKTLALWNVGSFLIVLINFFLFGQLSSFHIWNS
- the hemC gene encoding hydroxymethylbilane synthase, whose translation is MRKIIVGSRRSKLALTQTNWVIEQLKKLGAPFEFEVKEIVTKGDRILDVTLSKVGGKGLFVKEIEQAMLNKEIDMAVHSMKDMPAVLPEGLTIGSIPFREDHRDALISRNHIPLKDLKEGSVIGTSSLRRSSQLLKQRPDLEIKWIRGNVDTRLSKLEEEEYDAIILAAAGLSRLGWATDVVTEFLDAESCVPAVGQGALSIECREDDKELLELLDKFTCEKTDRAVRAERAYLHKMEGGCQVPIAGFAYIDENEEIVLTALVASPDGKEVYKEEVRGMEPEDVGVRAASMLIEKGAKELIDKVKQELEGE
- a CDS encoding uroporphyrinogen-III synthase — protein: MLKSIDTYDWIIFTSNVTVETLLSFYNKQELALFPKIAVIGERTQKVLNENGLKVSFLPSEYVAEAFAAEFAPYVKEGDRILIPKGNLARDVIAESLRKKGAAVDEAIVYETYMPEDSRVLLSEKLAKKDLDILLFTSPSTVEHFMDVVKENKLGDLIEECLIGCIGPVTKEKIQSYGLLVHAAPEVYTVEEMLKSMIVYIN
- the hemB gene encoding porphobilinogen synthase, with translation MELHFSRHRRLRQSANMRALVRENHLRAEDFIYPLFIVEGEKTKNEVSSMPGVFQISMDYLQEEMEEIVSLGIKSVILFGVPAEKDECGEQAYHDHGIVQEATRFIKDRFPEMIVVADTCLCEYTSHGHCGVVEGDRVLNDASLELLVKTAVSQAKAGADIIAPSNMMDGFVAAIRAGLDEAGFEEVPIMSYAVKYSSAFYGPFRDAADSTPQFGDRKTYQMDPANRMEALREAESDVNEGADFLIVKPGMPYLDIVRDVKNNFNLPVVIYNVSGEYSMVKAAALNGWIDEKKIVLEMLVGMKRAGADLIITYFAKDAVRWLNEE
- the spoVID gene encoding stage VI sporulation protein D — translated: MSQENQSCLRFSLEESIWFRKGQEVEELVSISLDPDITIQENDQYVTIRGSLELTGEYKSHNDSSENEEDPGLKYVQVVEEREAGVCEFSHRFPVDITIPNNRIQSIYDIDVVVESFDYSFPERSCMKLTSDLTISGLYGEQQHETAPEQFEPVVLHRNPQEDVEEVLEQEEQEQDAHYYASYEEDSFEAEARRQFEDEPPAEQHEFPTFPYQGIANSHPLDLFKQYARSEASTVPDTGTEEQFEQGEVTSEVQQAEHHAESSSSPEKAPVQQEVKKKKAPKKKSMSLTEFFARKEESDEVAKLKVCIVQRGETLDVLSERYDISVPNLLRVNNLEMNQDVYEGQVLYIPVVVAKK
- the ysxE gene encoding spore coat protein YsxE is translated as MSESNRLGVLEPILKNYLIEPYFIEDYGKVQKIYSNKGTFALKKIPPNNGTDFIRHVHQLYQKGFNRIVPIYPTMDGRYAVLENQDLYYLMPWLPNEEREDRNERHQQLFRELARLHTLSAKEIPVKKEDRKEHYEKTIQQLEKNQELLDGFIETCEKKTYMSPFELLFSLYYNEISQALGFSKTKFEEWYENTKDQEKARMVINHGKISTEHFLYDEKGYGYFINFEGARYGSPIHDLLPFLSRSLKTHPKRNEESIDWVYYYLKYFPYKPDEKLLFLSYLAHPGPILQVAERYLKKSRTANELKLVRQLQKHYWLLKNAEYVVMRISEIDAQQQAKEGAQQQAKEEGAQQ